Proteins encoded in a region of the Triplophysa rosa linkage group LG14, Trosa_1v2, whole genome shotgun sequence genome:
- the LOC130564679 gene encoding bridge-like lipid transfer protein family member 2 isoform X3: MSALVIAISVFLILAFLLISLFRWFLCSLAVRFFQNVLKAELKINSVGLFSVNGISVQFQPQHTLEIDKIWISCKIVNSELPRFLALCVGEAQVRFDLQEPFRPRASRSTDENSQRTPLSPSALHFLSQLLSFHIDSVNVMVLNLALPESLWHMTSSAITLLLNHQSTRLAWDFSVGQLSSKVLKSSRLQDTCLAEVSLSLALNGDVSLPDLRPGRLGLSVRTLLAELHEGLFLSQLSIHPGTTSAHCPSYTADDEEDSYFQTEAIESFHKLVPQKVNVDFENTNITLSMHSQKRHLNWTLKSLKVGYDRDDEQLPLRSFTPELSFPQSRLELLLEDGLLLSQSRQRIICLNTLKTILQVTSVDISSTVTINTCIIHYRHQEFSHWLAILSWDWLSHKKAAHKKRRFPQLDAPVMISSSVSNVNVSVQLGDTPPFAVGFISASTELQHLLDCCSEEDGVTVIKKASLTLDHFWWRVGQGSHIQQAPHPPGKHVWGEALILDSLTLQGSYSKSRGVNSSPTGNVCVESSLKGLQAEVSETCTLCLSRLLSVLRLDKGESVSLHSSLGTPPARLPPLFQFKLGLEDVNMFTLSSVAGAVTLRVDAVGAEGSGESTTVFVQSVSLAVVKALIESMEPCCPAAQTPNPILTLTAFNISYHINTCCLEVRSETALTMQWTPSDHMFLYQHITKSQSYWNTLSASLKLQQNVGKHSTGSSSSLLVCVELACTRFTAHVSGKNFIIFSTEALSLSRRPGAIIMKTPHLVFNFDGNDIFSFTGAEVQMLDDLDDMHQHRSSFTFLQTTRNRTWLFTAPSLAIEFPYQYNFSETFDKAISVQKWLKTLHRAAVPPVESQRLPPDLLIRINQFSFVFLDDVFEIKLRDNYELMKDESKESAKRLQLLDKKVADLRKQHGELLPARKIEELYTSLERKHIEIYIQRSRRLYANTPMRKSLITWTVSELELVALADQLLHGPEQIREQLRDIDGISPFPRDGLQLVVQWCRAFKFKLNAFLVRIRDYPRYLFEIREWALSGRLMGTEQDGQLRAKRKQIVQLGQPWGDVTVYRNMPPLKFYYDIHSNISLYTIVWGPCWDPAWTLIGQAVDLLTKPTADPSPLLTWWDKSRLLLHGRWVMDIEQANLHQLATEDPYNTTENLHWEWSKLNFDWNPGQFVFKGDLDVNVRTASKYDDICFLHLPNLCMTLDLQWLCHGNPHDHHAVMLCAAENIADVTSGQPHDSYRAFRSENLNLSITMDLDRRGGKEPCQPRILLYSSTLRWMQNFWATWTSVSRPICRGKLFHSLRPNRRKLGQHYKQMSYTASFPQLQVHYWASFAQQRGIQLECSKGHVFTRGAQRLIPQAGTVMRRLISEWNVTQMVSELSLVTVHLMASTWDETADHQINAQVKKTHLLSLSSLSYQRQSNRIEEEVNSNDESNASYTHKLCLVDLRASWTTANRNIAFGLYDGYKKAAVLKRNLSTEALKGLRIDTQAQMKKLKRSMSNYSPNTAPATPVVHATARPEKSHNEGTSMLQKLIEETDKFVVFSEDDAGVNDQLCGIAACQTDDVYNRNWFIELVNCQMMLRGTETAGCVLVSAAKAQLLQCEHHPAWYNDTLKQKTTWTCLLDGMQYFATMEQNPSEQEDWQLWLEVKNIEEHRQRNLDSVQELMESGQAVGGMVSTTTDWNQPSQVQETQQVQRIISRCSCRMYYIGYSHDIDPELVTSIKPPEIRDRHEKEDLLKKQAGAVDTFTLIHNDLEISTNPVQYSMILDIVNNLLLHVEPRRKEHSERKQRVRFQLEISSNPEEQRSSILHLQEAVRQHLAQIRCLEKQIYSNMRSQSEEFRGDELSDINLRLQNQLNQEKTDMQMKSEELNILIRCFKDFQLQRANKLELRKPPEDVSVVRRTEIYFAQARWCLTEEDGQLGIAELELQRFMYSKLNKSDDTAEHLLELGWFTMNNLLPNAAYKHLRVCMVWVKSRLLVDTFVLIQTC, from the exons ATGTCTGCTCTGGTGATCGCCATATCAGTATTTCTGAttcttgcttttttattaatctCACTCTTTAG ATGGTTTCTCTGCAGTTTGGCTGTGCGGTTTTTCCAAAACGTTCTGAAAGCTGAGCTCAAGATCAATTCTGTGGGTCTGTTCTCAGTGAATGGAATCAGTGTTCAGTTTCAGCCTCAACATACTCTG gaAATTGACAAGATATGgatttcttgtaaaatagttaactCGGAACTGCC GAGGTTCTTGGCACTATGTGTGGGGGAAGCCCAGGTGCGATTTGACCTGCAGGAGCCCTTCAGGCCCCGGGCATCCAGAAGCACAGATGAGAATTCACAGAGAACTCCTCTCAGTCCATCCGCCCTGCACTTCTTGTCTCAG CTGCTGTCATTTCACATTGACTCCGTTAATGTGATGGTGTTGAATCTGGCGCTGCCTGAATCTCTTTGGCACATGACTTCCTCTGCTATTACTTTGCTGCTGAATCATCAAAGTACAAG GTTGGCCTGGGACTTCTCAGTGGGACAGCTCAGCAGTAAAGTTTTGAAGAGCAGCAGGCTG CAGGACACATGTCTGGCTGAAGTGTCCCTGAGTTTGGCTCTGAATGGTGACGTGAGTCTGCCTGATCTGAGGCCAGGCCGGCTGGGACTGAGTGTGAGAACCCTGCTGGCTGAACTTCATGAAGGCCTGTTCCTCAGCCAGTTATCCATACATCCTGGAACCACCTCAGCACACTGCCCCAGTTATACAGCAG atgatgaagaggaCTCATATTTCCAAACGGAGGCTATTGAGAGCTTTCACAAACTGGTTCCTCAGAAGGTCAATGTTGATTTTGAAAACACTAACATCACGCTTTCCATGCACAGTCAGAAGAG aCATTTGAACTGGACTTTAAAGTCTCTGAAGGTGGGTTATGATCGGGACGATGAGCAGCTTCCTCTGAGAAGCTTCACCCCTGAGCTCAGTTTCCCACAGAGTCGCCTGGAGCTTCTGCTGGAGG ATGGCCTTCTACTCTCGCAAAGTAGACAAAGAATTATATGTCTCAACACCCTGAAAACTATACTGCAG GTGACATCTGTTGACATCTCTAGCACGGTCACCATCAATACTTGCATCATTCACTATCGCCACCAAGAGTTCTCCCATTGGCTGGCCATATTGTCATGGGACTGGCTGTCTCACAAAAAAGCAGCACATAAAAAAAG ACGGTTCCCTCAGCTGGACGCCCCTGTGATGATAAGCTCCTCGGTGTCCAATGTTAATGTGTCTGTGCAGTTAGGAGATACGCCACCATTCGCAGTGGGCTTCATTTCAGCCAGCACTG AACTGCAGCACTTATTAGACTGCTGCTCAGAAGAGGACGGTGTGACTGTGATTAAGAAAGCCTCTCTGACCCTGGATCATTTCTGGTGGCGTGTGGGCCAAGGTTCTCATATCCAGCAAGCTCCACACCCACCTGGAAAACATGTCTGGGGGGAGGCTCTTATCCTAGACTCCCTTACACTGCAG GGCAGCTATAGCAAATCGAGAGGGGTGAACTCCAGCCCAACTGGGAATGTTTGTGTGGAGTCCAGTCTGAAAGGCCTCCAGGCGGAGGTGTCAGAGACCTGCACTTTGTGTCTGTCGCGCCTGCTTTCCGTCCTAAGATTGGACAAAGGAGAGAGCGTCTCATTGCATTCCAGTCTGGGAACGCCACCGGCTCGCCTACCTCCACTTTTTCAGTTCAAGCTCGGCCTCGAAGATGTTAACATGTTTACACTCTCCAGTGTTGCAG GTGCTGTCACACTGAGAGTAGATGCAGTGGGAGCTGAGGGATCGGGTGAGAGCACAACAGTGTTTGTACAGAGTGTTTCTCTGGCTGTGGTAAAGGCCCTCATTGAGAGCATGGAGCCCTGCTGCCCGGCCGCCCAAACACCCAACCCTATACTGACCCTCACTGCTTTCAACATCTCTTACCACATTAACACCTGCTGTCTGGAG GTACGCAGCGAAACCGCTTTAACAATGCAGTGGACCCCATCAGATCACATGTTCTTGTATCAGCACATTACTAAGAGCCAAAGCTATTGGAACACACTCTCTGCATCTCTGAAACTACAACAGAACGTTGGAAAACATTCCACAGGTTCCTCCTCTAGCCTGTTAGTGTGTGTAGAGCTAGCATGCACACGGTTCACTGCCCATGTGTCTGGAAAGAACTTCATCATCTTCAGCACGGAAGCTCTGTCCCTCTCCAGGAGGCCTGGAGCCATCATCATGAAGACACCTCACCTCGTCTTCAACTTCGACGGCAATGATATATTTTCCTTCACTGGGGCGGAGGTGCAGATGTTGGATGACCTTGATGATATGCACCAGCACAGAAGTTCTTTCACTTTCCTTCAAACAACCCGAAATCGTACCTGGCTCTTCACCGCCCCTAGCCTTGCCATTGAGTTCCCTTACCAGTACAACTTCTCGGAGACATTCGACAAGGCCATCAGCGTGCAGAAGTGGCTGAAGACCCTACATAGAGCTGCCGTCCCACCAGTAGAGTCACAACGGCTGCCTCCGGACCTCCTCATCCGCATCAACCAGTTCTCCTTCGTGTTCCTGGATGACGTCTTTGAAATCAAACTCCGGGACAATTACGAGCTAATGAAGGACGAAAGCAAGGAGAGTGCCAAGCGCCTGCAGTTGCTGGACAAGAAGGTGGCCGACCTACGCAAGCAGCATGGTGAACTGCTCCCGGCACGTAAGATCGAGGAGCTTTACACTTCCCTTGAGCGCAAACACATCGAGATCTACATTCAGCGCTCCAGACGGCTGTACGCCAACACGCCCATGCGCAAGTCCCTAATCACTTGGACGGTGTCGGAGCTGGAGCTGGTGGCCCTGGCGGATCAGTTGCTACACGGGCCTGAGCAGATCAGAGAACAGCTGAGGGACATTGATGGCATCAGCCCCTTTCCTAGAGACGGTCTACAGCTGGTGGTCCAGTGGTGTCGTGCTTTTAAATTCAAACTCAATGCATTTCTGG TGCGGATCCGGGATTACCCACGATACCTGTTTGAGATCAGAGAGTGGGCGCTGTCAGGGCGTCTGATGGGTACCGAGCAGGACGGACAGCTAAGAGCAAAGCGCAAACAGATCGTTCAGCTCGGCCAGCCGTGGGGTGATGTGACCGTCTACAGGAATATGCCGCCACTGAAGTTCTACTACGACATTCATT CCAACATCTCCCTCTACACTATTGTGTGGGGGCCGTGCTGGGATCCTGCTTGGACGCTGATCGGTCAAGCCGTTGATTTACTGACAAAGCCAACAGCTGACCCCTCCCCCCTGTTGACCTGGTGGGATAAAAGTCGACTCCTTCTGCATGGCCGCTGGGTCATGGACATAGAACAAGCCAACTTGCATCAGCTCGCTACTGAG GACCCTTACAACACTACAGAGAATCTTCATTGGGAGTGGAGCAAGCTGAACTTTGACTGGAACCCTGGACAGTTTGTCTTTAAGGGTGACCTGGATGTTAACGTTAGAACAGCTTCCAA GTATGATGATATCTGTTTCCTGCATCTCCCAAACCTCTGTATGACCCTTGACCTCCAATGGCTGTGCCACGGCAATCCACATGACCACCACGCCGTAATGCTCTGCGCTGCAGAGAACATTGCAGATGTAACTTCAGGACAACCTCACGACTCCTACAGGGCCTTCCGCTCTGAAAACCTCAATCTCTCCATCACCATGGACCTTGACCGGCGTGGTGGCAAAG AACCCTGTCAGCCCAGAATCCTCCTGTACAGCAGCACGCTGCGCTGGATGCAGAACTTCTGGGCCACCTGGACCAGCGTTTCCCGGCCCATTTGCAGAGGCAAGCTCTTCCACAGTCTCCGGCCCAACCGCAGGAAGCTCGGCCAGCACTACAAACAAATGTCCTACACAGCGTCATTTCCACAACTACAG GTTCATTACTGGGCTTCTTTTGCTCAGCAGAGAGGCATTCAGTTAGAGTGTAGTAAGGGTCACGTCTTCACCAGAGGAGCACAGAGACTCATTCCACAGG CTGGTACTGTGATGAGACGGCTGATCTCAGAGTGGAACGTCACTCAGATGGTCAGCGAACTCTCTCTGGTCACCGTGCACCTCATGGCTTCCACATGGGACGAGACTGCTGACCACCAGATCAACGCCCAGGTGAAGAAGACCCATCTGCTCAGCCTGTCTTCACTCAGCTACCAGAGACAGAGCAACCGAATAGAGGAG GAGGTGAACTCTAACGATGAGAGCAATGCTTCATATACACACAAGCTGTGTTTAGTGGACCTGCGAGCATCTTGGACCACCGCCAACAGGAACATTGCCTTTGGGTTGTATGATGGCTACAAAAAGGCAGCCGTGTTGAAGAGGAACCTTTCCACTGAGGCTCTGAAGGGTCTGCGGATCGACACTCAGGCGCAGATGAAAAAGCTGAAGAGATCAATGTCCAACTATTCTCCAAACACGGCTCCAGCAACACCAGTTGTCCACGCCACAGCCCGTCCAGAGAAGAGTCATAATGAAG GGACGTCCATGCTACAGAAGCTGATCGAAGAGACCGATAAGTTCGTAGTGTTCTCAGAAGACGACGCTGGTGTGAACGACCAGCTCTGTGGAATCGCCGCATGCCAGACCGATGACGTGTACAACCGCAACTGGTTCATCGAGCTTGTCAACTGTCAG ATGATGCTGCGTGGCACAGAGACCGCAGGCTGTGTTCTTGTGTCTGCTGCTAAAGCTCAACTACTCCAGTGTGAGCATCATCCCGCGTGGTACAACGACACGCTCAAGCAGAAGACCACCTGGACCTGTCTGCTGGATGGCATGCAGTACTTTGCTACCATGGAGCAAAACCCCTCAGAACAAGAGGACTGGCAGCTGTGGCTGGAG gttaaaaatattgaggagcACAGGCAGAGGAACCTAGACTCTGTGCAAGAGCTGATGGAGAGTGGTCAAGCTGTTGGAGGCATGGTCAGCACAACCACAG ACTGGAACCAGCCATCCCAGGTGCAAGAGACCCAGCAGGTCCAGCGTATCATCTCTCGTTGTAGTTGTCGCATGTACTACATCGGCTACAGTCATGACATCGACCCTGAGCTGGTCACCTCCATCAAACCACCAGAGATACGTGACCGCCATGAGAAAGAAGACCTACTTAAGAAACAAGCTG GAGCTGTCGATACCTTTACCCTCATCCACAACGATCTGGAGATTTCCACCAATCCAGTGCAGTACTCCATGATCTTGGATATAGTTAATAACTTACTACTCCACGTGGAACCTCGACGAAAG GAACATAGTGAGAGAAAGCAACGTGTGCGTTTCCAGCTGGAGATCTCCAGTAACCCTGAGGAGCAGCGCAGCAGTATCTTGCACCTCCAAGAGGCCGTACGGCAGCATTTGGCTCAGATCCGCTGCCTGGAGAAACAGATTTACTCCAACATGAGG TCCCAGTCTGAAGAGTTCAGAGGAGATGAGCTGTCGGATATCAACCTGCGTCTGCAGAATCAGCTCAACCAAGAGAAGACGGACATGCAGATGAAGAGCGAAGAGCTTAACATTCTTATACG GTGTTTTAAAGACTTCCAGCTCCAAAGGGCAAACAAACTGGAGCTGCGGAAACCGCCGGAGGACGTCAGTGTGGTGCGTCGGACTGAGATCTACTTTGCTCAGGCTCGCTGGTGTCTCACGGAGGAAGACGGGCAGTTGGGTATTGCTGAGCTCGAGCTACAGAGATTCATGTATAGCAAG TTGAATAAGTCTGATGACACGGCAGAACATCTTCTGGAATTGGGTTGGTTCACCATGAATAACCTGCTTCCGAATGCTGCTTACAAG CATTTAAGGGTATGTATGGTGTGGGTAAAATCACGTTTGTTAGTCGACACCTTCGTCCTCATTCAGACATGCTGA